TCTACTGTCATTGTTTCATCAGTCAGCACTTTAACACTAAAAGAGTAATCTAAGAATGAACTTATCTTTATgaaaaattcatgttttatatGTTCTCCTTCTCGCCCTCCTCCTTGGACGGATGAAATCTTTATCATGGACTGGCACTATCCTTGGCCCAGTGTTTAGGAATCACTGCTCTAAACCCTGTTATGACACGTGTCGGTTATACAGGGTTCTGCTCATCAGGGTAGGTGCAAGGAAGGGTTCCATCAGCATGAAAATGTATGGCCTCCAGAGCAAAGCAATGAAAACATAACATAGGTCAGAACAGTTGGTCCCGAGGCTGAGACTTTAGAACAGAATGGCAACCTGCACTTGGACTGCCCCTAATTCTCAAGAAAACAGTCTGGATAGGAAAGGCTTAAATCTCCCTGAGGCTGGGGAAGGTATCTGGGCCCTGTGATCGACAGTCACTAGAGAGGAAAATTTAGTGGTGGGAAAGTGAAGTGTCCACCACTAGATCAGCTGTctagaacttttaaaatgttcatgtaGTATAGGTTGGCAGGGAGAAAGGGATCTGTAAAATACTAATGAAGTGAACACAAAAATGTGTCATGGACGGAGGAATGAGTGCAAAGGGATAGGAGTGCAAAGGGGGCAGTAGAATGTTCAGTATCTTGAAAGTGGTGATGGCTTCACAGATGTAAACATATGGCAACACtcatgcacattttaaatatgagcAGTTTATTGTATATAAACTTACCTCAAaaaggtaggattttttttttaactgaaagaaaCTGAGAGCAAAGCCATTCTGTTTGAGCCTAAATATAGTGTTGTATGTAACAAACCATGTGACTTTCATGAAAGTAGAATTAGCAACTGAAAATGGTTAGTCCAATTTAGATGACAACCATCAGAGCCCCACAGCTAAACAAAGTGAGGAGCAGCAGAGGAGTAAGGTTGCCCAGAAGCAggtggagagaaaacaaacatagGCTGTCGTGGCCAAAAAACCCTACGTGAGAAAGGCCATCTCCAAGTTTGGAGCCCCAAAGAGGAACCTGAGAAACCACAGGTTCAGTGATTACTCTGGTTAAAAACTAAGCCTcaaaaatgattttcattatCATAGTTATTACTGCCCATGACGCCTTCGTTTTTCTGTTCTCCTAAAGCCAAGTGCACAACACTTTCACCCAAGCTGTCCTACTCGGCCCGAGACTAGGCAGGACACTGGGCAGGACAGTCCATCGAAGTAGGCTCCAGAACCAACCTCAACCTTATCCAAGCTTCACAATCCTCATTCCTTCCCTCATGCCCTAGCTTCAACTTCTTCACCCATTTCCCACCAGCCTGCATGATCCCGCCTTTGCCCTTTACTCTCCCCTCCTCGCAAAGGCCGTACCCCCTCACTCTGGTCTCAGGGttgccctcacccctgcccacagGTGCCTCAGCCCCTCACTAAACTGTGTTCACAAGTCCCTTTCCTTCGGCCCCTCGAAAAGCATCCCTAGCCCTTCTTCTTGACCAGCTCCTCACTTGCCCGTTCACCCTTAGGCTCTTACGCTACTCCCCTACCTTAGCCACTCACACTCGGCCCCTCACCACATGCCGGCCCCTCACGCTGTCCCCTCTCAACCAGCAGAGTCACCAAATCCGGTGCCGTTATTTCCCAGTCCCTAAGCCCCTCACACGCCTCTCCGGGCCCTGCGACTCATACTTGCCGTTCACTCACAGAACCCCGACCCTGACCAGGCCCGATCGCCGCAGCCGTGCTAGGTGAGCTCAGGCAGCCGCCATCGCTCCTCAGGCGCACcagccgcgccccgccccgcgccaCACGCAACCCGCGCCCCCGCGCACCCCACGTAACCGCCCAGCGACGCACCGCTGGGCAGTGGCGTGCCAGCTCATTGGCTGGACCCGGCCAGAGCCGGAGCGTCGTGCTTGTTTCCTGGCAACGACCGAGCGCCGGGGTGGGGTCGCGGACAGTATTTCGAGCGAGGAGTACCGCCTCTTCTCCGGGTCCCGCCTCTTCGCCCTGTAAACCCCGCCCCTCTGAAGGACTCCAGCGTGTCATAGGGAAAGACTTCTGGGGAGGCGGAGGACCGTAGGGCGGGGGCGGAGCGTGAGGAGAAAAGGTCGAACCAGAGGGCAGAAGGCGGGACCTAAGGAGGGACGGGACTTTAAGAGGCAGGGAAAGGCCCGGAGCGGGGCTTCGGAAAGAGAGCCAAGAGGGAGGAGACTAGCGTGGAGGGGCGGGGCCGATGGTCCCGGGAGGTGGTTAGGGTGGGAGAGTGATCTGGACGAGGCGGAGCTAGCACGAAGGGTAGGTCTGGGGGGAGGAGTCGTAGGTACGAGGGGCCTGTGGAGAAGCTGAGCCTAAGAGAAGGCTGACTGCAAACAGACTAGGTCATTTTGCCCCATCTGCGCGCATGGCTTAGACTGTACTCGGCCGATGACCGCCCCTTCCTAGTTACCCCACCACCTGCTGCCCCGTATTCCTCCTTGGACACGTCTTGTTCAGTCACTCAAGGAACATGGAACAAGAACCTCCACACCGGGCAGGATTCCAGCCAAATCAATTAGAACCCATATCTGCCCTGCAAGACCTCAGCCCTTAAGCCAGACAATTGCAATATAGTGTAATCATTGCCATCGAGGAGGAGCACTTAGCATGGCTTGTGAGATGAACGGAAAGAAGGGCAAAGGGGCTTAGGGAAGTCTTCAGGAGTAAATGATGTCTGAGCAGAGAAACAAGCAAGGGTATAGTAAACTAAGAGAAATGAACGTTTCAGACCAGGTCTGTGGCTTAGTTCAAAGCATTGTACCAATGTTAATTCCCAATGTTAATCATCGTACTCTGGTTATGTAAGATGATAACAAGGGAACATGGCTAAGAAGTTTCCTATACATTTTCCGCAACTTTCTGTAAGcctgaaattcatttaaaataaaaagtatttaaaaagaaaaagaaattggggcacctgggtggctcagtcgttaagcatctgccttcagctcaagtcgtgatcccaaagtgctgggatgaagccccacctcaggctccctgctcagccggaagcctgactcttcctctcccactcctcctgtttgtgttccctctcttgctgtatctctctctctctctctctctctctcaaataaataaataaatctttaaaaagatttcagaaGAAACACTGAGCAATgaggctgaagacatgaacagaggtCAGGAACTGGGGATTTGTATGCCAAGTGAAGGACTTTAGATTTTATCCTTGGGATAACAGAGAACTATGAAGAATTTTATACATGGTCAAATTAGTAAGGCCCAAACTAAAGTAGTAAAGTTACAGAGAAATGGTCATGTGGACATGAAGGTAGGGCACCAGGACTTGATGACAAGATGCATacgaaaggaaaataaaaggattaaaaactGATGCTTAGTTTATATAAGTTCATTCACAGGCAAAATTCACTATGGTATTGGAAGTCAGGCTAGTGATTACACCTGGAAAAGCAATGACTGGAAGGGGGCAGAGTGAGTGCTGGTTCATGTGAGTGCTGGTTACATGGATGTGTTCACTTTATgaaattcatcaagctgtataCTTAGGAAATGtgcacttttatatatatatgtttgttctGGGTACTATGCTGCATAACACATCATCCCAAACTTAGTAGTGTAAAAAAATGACCATTTCTTTATGCTCACAGATTCTGGAAATTCAACCAACACATAGCAAGAATGGTGTATCTCTAGTCCACGATGCCTGGGGCCTCATATAAGACACCTGAATACCTGGGGGTCACTTGAGGGTGGTGGCTAGCATCACCTGAGGCTTCTTCACTCTTCTTCATATGTCTGATGCCTGGGCTGGTATAACTCAAAGGCTAAGCTCAGCTGGGACTGTCAAACACAGTACAGGGACATGAATATTCTTTGTGGCTTGCATTTCTCACAATGTGGCAGCTAGTTTCCAAGAGGAAGTATCGTGATGGGGAGCTTCCAGACAATGAGCATGCCCAAGAGAACCAGAAGGAAGCTGCATGGCCTTTTATGATCCAGCCTCAGAAGTTACTCCTGCTATATTCTGTTGGTTGAAACAGTCACAAGGAaggagtgtcaaagaatttgtgaccatttttaaaaactgccacaATGTCATACAATAGtaataatgacagtaataataataataataaatactgatGCTAGATATCTGGGCTAAAAGACCAGAAAGAGGGATtacaagagaagagaagaagggagataATGAGCTCAATTATAGACCCAATGGGCTAAAGGTGACTGGGATATCCAGGTAAGGACATCCAGCGAGCAGTTAGTGGTATATATAAGTCTGCAGCTCAGAGTTCCTGGGAGTCAGTAGATGGGAAAGGAGATCCTGTGGGTGACCAAGATCAGCCAGAGAGAGCCAGGAGCACGGAAGGAGAGGAAGGCCTAGgtcagagtcttaaaaaaaaggatagacAGACAAGTTTATGAAAAGactaagaagaaataaacagaaaaccaagaaattatGGTGTCACAGAAGCCATGGGAAAAGAggatttcaaaaaaataaaatgttgaggaCTACAGACATTTCTTCCATGAAACTTTTCAAAAACACTTATCTGATCATAGCACTTAACTACGCAAAACACTTTGCAGGTTCTCcactgctttaaaataaaacccagctgggcacctgggtggctcagttggttaagcaactgctttcagctcaggtcatgatcccagcatcctgggatcgagtcccgcatcaggcccctgctcagtggggagccttcttctccctccactgctccccctgcttatattctccctctctgtcaaataaataaaatcttaaaaaaaataaaacccagcttTATAAAATGGCTGAGAAAGCTGTCCCTGGGCTGTCCTCTGTCCTCCATTCAGCTTCATCTTGCACCCCTAGACCCTCACATTCTCTACAGAAACCAGTTGATGTCTGGTTTTTTAGTCTCTATGCCTTTGCACACTCTATCCACTTTGCCTCTACTGCTCTTCATTCTCCCATCTCTAGAGCTAACTCCTATCCATCCTACAGAGCCCAGGCTCAGTTGGGACCCTTCTTATAATGTAACAAACCTATGTATATCCACCTAACAGAGTACCATCAAACTGATATGTAACTGCCTATCTACCTGACTGTTTCCCTACCAAAATGAGTTTCATGAGGGCAGGAaatgtgttttattcatcttttatccCCAATATTGAGCATAATATTGGCTTGGCTCATAGCAGGTCTTCTGATTATGATCTGTTGACTGAGAAAAGATCATAGGAGTGAAAGGGACTTCAGGTTGAGGGAGAATTTTCaggggttggtttgtttgttttgatatgGGAGAGACTTAAGCATGTTCATagaaagggaaaactgaaggaggTTGGCGATCTAGATAACACATGGAATAGCTGATGGGATCGGGTACTAGAGGTAACAGGAAAGAATGGGGCAAAACTCCCAAAGAATGGCCCCCATCACACTCATCACTCAAGAATGGGtaaggttggggtgcctgggtgatccAGTCAAGTAAGCAGtccgactcttgttttcagctaaggtcatgacctcggggttatgagatcaagccctgatcCAGCTTCATGCTCAGAGAAGAgtatgcttgggattctctctcctgcccacgatggcgcgcacgcacacacaaccacacacacacacacacacacacacacacacacacacactccctctttctctctccctctctttcaaataaaatttttttttaaaaaatgaggtaaagTGGGCATAAATGTAGATAAAGGTGCAGATAATGAAAACAGAGCTCACTTTTGATGTGACAAGCATTGTTTGTCCCTAGAGACTAATTCAGCACCTGACACAAATGAGCCATTCAGTAAATagttgtgaaatgaataaatgatgagaCCTAAACAGAGAACTTgtacaaagtaaaaaagaatgaCTATCTGAGCCTATACTGGCACCCCCATCTCCTGACTTAAAGGACCCCTAAGTTGTTCAGCTTGCCAGGGTTGGGGAAGAAACAAGGCCCAGCCTTACCTCTGAGGTATGCACCCCCACCTTCTCCAGGGATCTCATTAGAGATGTTTAGTTGGGCAGGTGTAGGCCCAGGCCCTGGGAGACAGGGCGGGGTGCTGGAGCCacactgcctctgccccttcaGTAGGGGCTGGCCCTGGTTGTGTTGCTAAGAGCTTCAGAAGTCAGAGGCAGAGGAGTTGTAGCTGGAGGCCAAGGGCAGCCTCTTCCAGACAGGGAGGCAATCAGACACTAGCCCCCACCTCCTGAGGCCGCTATAGGCAGAGGCACTGAATATCCCACATCCAGGCATCACGGAAACATGAGCCAGGACAGCAAAGTGAAGACAACGGAGTCCAGCCCCTCTGCCCCATCCAAGGCCAGGTGAGAGATCCTGGTCCCCTGTGTCCAATCTGTCCATCTAACTGGATGGAGCCTGATTCTTCTTGATGCCCCCAGTGACAAATTCAACAACGAATGTCTGGTGAAGAAAATGGGACActacttctcctcttccttccacagGGCATCACTGCCTGTCCTAGACCCATCTGGGGATTACTACTACTGGTGGCTGAACACGATGGTCTTCCCAGTCATGTATAACCTCATCATCATCGTGTGCAGGTTTGGCAGGGCAATGAAAGAAGGGCTTTAAGCAGAGATAAGGGCTCAGGAGTCAGGCAACAGAAAGGGGCAGGGCCTTGggcagggctggaaggaggggcagCACAGAAGAGAGGGTGCAGGGCAGAGTGCTGAGTGCTGAGTGTCTTGGGGAGATTCCCTTACACAGAGGGTGCTCTTGAGCCAATCTCTTCTGTCCCCGCCACACAGAGCCTGCTTTCCTGACTTGCAACACAGTTATCTGGTGGCCTGGTTGGTGCTGGACTACACAAGTGACCTGCTATACCTACTGGACATCGTGGTGCGCTTCCACACAGGTCAGTGAGCCCAAGGCGGAGCCTTTGTTCCAGGTTACCTTCCTAAAGAGGACCTCTGAGTCACAAGGAAGTGAGCCCCTCCCCGAGAGCACATTCACATGCCTCCAGGCTTCACAACATCCCTGTGCCCATCCCAGAAACCCTGGAGCAAGGTtatgcccacccccaccctgtccccatgTCTTTCTCCCTGTCCTACCCTGGCCTGCCCACCCTCACCCTGATTCCTGGAGCAGGCAGGTGCCCTGACTCCGCCCCATACCTGAGCCCATCTCCTGGCTGACCccagcctgcctccacctcccaaTCCCCAGGATTCCTGGACCAGGGCATCCTGGTGGTGGACAAGGGCAGGATTTCAAGTCGCTACATTCGCACCTGGAGCTTCTTCTTGGACCTGGTTTCCCTGATGCCCACAGATGTGGCCTATGTGCGGCTGGGCCCACACACCCCCATGCTGAGGCTGAACCGCTTTCTGCGTGTGCCCCGCCTCTTTGAGGCCTTTGACCGCACAGAGACCCGCACAGCTTACCCAAACGCCTTTCGCATCACCAAGCTGATGCTCTACATTTTTGTTGTTATCCACTGGAACAGCTGTCTATACTTTGCCCTGTCCCGGTACCTGGGCTTCGGGCGTGACGCCTGGGTGTACCCGGACCCCGCACAGCCTGGCTTTGAGCGTCTGCGGCGCCAGTACCTCTATAGCTTCTACTTCTCCACGCTGATCCTGACCACTGTGGGCGACACGCCGCTGCCCGCTCGGGAGGAGGAGTACCTCTTCATGGTGGGCGACTTCCTGCTGGCTGTCATGGGTTTTGCCACCATCATGGGGAGCATGAGCTCGGTCATCTACAACATGAACACTGCAGATGCTGCTTTCTACCCAGACCACGCACTGGTGAAAAAGTACATGAAGCAGCAGCATGTGAACTGCCGGCTGGAGCGACGGGTTATTGACTGGTGAGTGAGGATGTCCCAGACCAGGACACGTAGAGGTGCTCTGGATAAAGCCCGAGGAAAGTGTTTGGGTCCTTATTGCCTGGCGGGCCAGGCAGGGCACCTGAGGCATGGGGAGAGGGGTCCACTGGATGGGGCTTAGAATAGAATGTCTTCTACTAGTTGCATCTGGCTTTAGGGGGCTGGGTCAGATAAGAGATTCATAGGGAGAGGAACTCATACACATGGAAAGATAACCTGCCATTATCTGGTAGGGCTCAGGAGACGCTGGAAGGGGTGAAGGGAGAAGAGCAGTATGTCCCAGGAGATGGCCAACAAGATGGCTGACTATGTTATAGTCGTCCCTACTATGTGATGA
This DNA window, taken from Lutra lutra chromosome 10, mLutLut1.2, whole genome shotgun sequence, encodes the following:
- the CNGA4 gene encoding cyclic nucleotide-gated cation channel alpha-4 → MSQDSKVKTTESSPSAPSKARASLPVLDPSGDYYYWWLNTMVFPVMYNLIIIVCRACFPDLQHSYLVAWLVLDYTSDLLYLLDIVVRFHTGFLDQGILVVDKGRISSRYIRTWSFFLDLVSLMPTDVAYVRLGPHTPMLRLNRFLRVPRLFEAFDRTETRTAYPNAFRITKLMLYIFVVIHWNSCLYFALSRYLGFGRDAWVYPDPAQPGFERLRRQYLYSFYFSTLILTTVGDTPLPAREEEYLFMVGDFLLAVMGFATIMGSMSSVIYNMNTADAAFYPDHALVKKYMKQQHVNCRLERRVIDWYQHLQINKKMTNEIAILQHLPERLRAEVAVSVHLSTLSRVQIFQNCEASLLEELVLKLQPQTYSPGEYVCRKGDIGREMYIIREGQLAVVADDGITQYAVLGAGLYFGEISIINIKGNMSGNRRTANIKSLGYSDLFCLSKEDLREVLSEYPQAQVVMEEKGREILLKMNKLDVNAEAAEIALQEATESRLRGLDQQLDDLQTKFARLLAELESSALKIAYRIERLEWQTREWPMPEELAEADDEGEPGEGASQGREGRTAQEGP